A section of the Alphaproteobacteria bacterium genome encodes:
- a CDS encoding inositol monophosphatase: protein MVAAVREAGALASQAYRGTFRSWEKRPGDPVTEVDHAVNDRLFEILSDARPDYGWISEETPASDWRPDGPRSWFVDPIDGTRALVRGEPFFTVSVGLVEGGQPVAGAILNPATGELCEGYRGAGVRWNGVAARVSDRDEIAGSRIAGFVRELPRTLREGPLRDARLERFNSVAYRLALVAAGRMEATLSASAKSCWDLAAGQFLVEEAGGRATTLTGPLPDYRTPFRAPSLLAANPRLHARLSAAWQAPQGPLAGHKPAANSDT from the coding sequence ATGGTCGCGGCCGTGCGCGAGGCGGGCGCCCTCGCCAGCCAGGCTTATCGCGGCACCTTCAGATCCTGGGAAAAGCGGCCGGGCGATCCCGTGACCGAGGTCGACCACGCGGTTAATGACCGGCTGTTCGAAATCCTCTCGGACGCCCGGCCCGATTACGGCTGGATTTCGGAAGAAACCCCCGCGAGCGACTGGCGACCGGATGGACCAAGGAGCTGGTTTGTGGATCCGATCGACGGGACGCGCGCGCTCGTCCGGGGCGAGCCTTTCTTCACCGTCTCGGTCGGGCTGGTGGAGGGCGGCCAGCCCGTGGCGGGGGCCATCCTCAACCCTGCAACGGGCGAACTCTGCGAGGGATATCGGGGTGCCGGCGTAAGGTGGAACGGTGTCGCGGCCCGGGTGAGCGACCGGGACGAGATCGCCGGGAGCCGGATCGCCGGTTTCGTGCGCGAACTGCCCCGGACCCTGCGCGAAGGGCCCTTACGGGACGCCCGGCTGGAACGGTTTAACTCGGTCGCCTACCGCCTCGCCCTGGTCGCGGCCGGACGAATGGAGGCCACACTGTCCGCCAGCGCCAAGTCGTGCTGGGATCTGGCGGCCGGGCAGTTCCTCGTCGAAGAAGCAGGCGGGCGGGCCACCACCCTGACGGGCCCCCTGCCGGATTATCGCACCCCGTTTCGCGCCCCTTCCCTGCTTGCCGCCAATCCGCGGCTTCATGCGCGTCTGAGCGCGGCCTGGCAGGCTCCCCAGGGACCGTTGGCTGGCCATAAACCGGCTGCGAACTCAGACACTTAG
- the msbA gene encoding lipid A export permease/ATP-binding protein MsbA translates to MSPTAPPRSPARLGDADTPRLLARLYREHIRRYLGTLIAASFFMAIAAGATAASAWLMKPILDDVFLARDETVLMLVPLAVLAVFAIKGAATYAQAILMNRAGLQIVADIQRRLYRHLIHADLAFFQNTSTGTLIARFTNDTQMLRGATSSVLTAIVRDSLTLVALLGVLIFQDWQLALIALVIFPVAILPVRKIGRRMRKVSTNTQREVAEFTTHLDQTFQGARHVKAYTMEEHEANKADTVIEKVFRLFYKAERVRSLNHPLMETLGGVAIAVIIFYGGARVIEGATTPGTFFSFITALLMAYAPAKSLATLNASLQEGLAAAYRVFSFIDIEPEIRDRPGAPALKVTDAALGFENVSFSYHPEAPALRAINLEARRGQTIALVGPSGSGKSTLLNLIPRFYEPDEGRITIDGQDIRDVTLRSLRQSLSLVSQEVALFDNTIRANIAYGRETASFEEIEAAARRAAADDFIRALPDGYDTFVGEMGVRLSGGQRQRISIARAILNDAPILLLDEATSSLDTESERLIQAGMEELMRGRTTVLIAHRLSTVQHADLICVLDKGEIVERGTHSELLASGGAYARLYALQFRDGGTDTGEVALGLDAAASPSPVR, encoded by the coding sequence GTGAGCCCGACAGCCCCGCCCCGTTCCCCTGCCCGCCTCGGCGATGCCGACACCCCCCGCCTTCTGGCCCGGCTCTATCGCGAGCATATCCGGCGCTATCTCGGCACGCTGATCGCTGCCAGCTTTTTCATGGCGATAGCCGCCGGGGCGACAGCCGCGAGCGCCTGGCTGATGAAGCCCATTCTGGACGACGTGTTTCTGGCCCGCGACGAAACGGTCTTGATGCTGGTCCCGCTGGCGGTACTGGCGGTGTTCGCGATCAAGGGCGCGGCCACCTATGCCCAGGCGATACTGATGAACCGGGCCGGGCTGCAAATCGTCGCCGATATCCAGCGCCGCCTGTACCGCCACCTGATCCACGCCGATCTCGCGTTTTTCCAGAACACCTCGACCGGGACCCTGATCGCCCGGTTCACCAACGACACGCAGATGCTGCGCGGCGCGACCTCGAGCGTGCTGACCGCCATCGTGCGCGACAGCCTCACCCTTGTGGCGCTTCTGGGCGTGCTCATCTTTCAGGACTGGCAGCTTGCCCTGATTGCGCTGGTGATCTTTCCCGTGGCGATCCTGCCGGTGCGCAAGATCGGCCGGCGCATGCGCAAGGTCTCGACCAATACGCAGCGTGAAGTAGCCGAATTCACGACCCATCTGGACCAGACCTTCCAGGGCGCACGTCACGTCAAGGCCTACACGATGGAGGAGCACGAGGCGAACAAGGCCGATACCGTGATCGAAAAGGTGTTCCGGCTTTTCTACAAGGCCGAGCGCGTGCGCTCCCTCAACCATCCACTCATGGAGACGCTGGGGGGCGTCGCCATCGCCGTGATCATCTTTTACGGCGGCGCGCGCGTGATCGAAGGCGCGACGACGCCCGGCACATTCTTTTCCTTTATTACGGCGCTGCTGATGGCCTATGCGCCAGCCAAAAGCCTGGCGACGCTGAACGCCTCGCTGCAGGAAGGACTCGCTGCCGCCTACCGCGTCTTCAGCTTCATCGACATCGAGCCCGAGATCCGGGACCGCCCCGGCGCCCCTGCCCTCAAGGTGACGGACGCGGCGCTCGGCTTCGAGAACGTCTCATTTTCATATCACCCGGAAGCCCCGGCGCTGCGCGCCATAAACCTGGAGGCCAGGAGGGGACAGACCATCGCGCTGGTCGGGCCCAGCGGCAGCGGGAAATCGACCCTGCTTAACCTGATCCCGCGGTTTTACGAGCCGGACGAAGGGCGCATCACGATCGACGGACAGGACATACGCGACGTGACACTTCGCTCGCTGCGCCAGAGTCTGTCGCTTGTGAGTCAGGAGGTTGCGCTGTTCGACAATACGATTCGCGCCAATATCGCCTATGGCCGCGAGACCGCGTCTTTCGAGGAGATCGAGGCAGCGGCCCGGCGCGCGGCGGCGGATGATTTCATTCGGGCGTTGCCCGATGGCTATGACACCTTTGTCGGCGAGATGGGCGTGCGCCTGTCGGGCGGCCAGCGCCAGCGGATCTCGATCGCACGTGCCATTCTGAACGATGCGCCGATCCTGCTCCTCGACGAGGCGACCTCCTCGCTTGATACTGAATCGGAGCGGCTCATCCAGGCCGGCATGGAAGAACTGATGCGCGGGCGGACGACGGTGCTGATCGCCCATCGCCTGTCCACGGTACAGCACGCCGACCTTATCTGCGTTCTGGACAAGGGCGAGATCGTCGAGCGCGGCACCCATAGCGAACTCCTCGCTTCGGGCGGCGCCTATGCCCGGCTCTATGCGCTGCAATTCCGCGACGGCGGCACGGATACGGGCGAGGTCGCGCTGGGCCTGGATGCGGCTGCCTCGCCGTCACCCGTCCGGTGA
- a CDS encoding lysophospholipid acyltransferase family protein — MSLIKRISRSAPAQAGLCWLGAWYIRLVYLTGRWEVGGDEETRRLWDRGDAFILAFWHGRLLMMPYAWRRGVAIRMLISNHPDGQLIARTVRHFGIGWAAGSSTRGGAGALRTMIRALRAGESVGITPDGPKGPRMRAGDGAIALARLTGAPILPATFSASRAVQVGSWDRFLVALPFARGVFLWGRPIRVAERAGPGDMMQARHELEASLNDLTRDADRKCGRPPVEPAPLDRAGAA; from the coding sequence GTGAGCCTCATCAAGCGCATAAGCCGAAGCGCTCCGGCACAGGCCGGGCTGTGCTGGCTGGGCGCGTGGTATATCCGCCTGGTCTATCTGACCGGCCGCTGGGAGGTCGGCGGCGACGAGGAGACGCGCCGGCTTTGGGACCGGGGCGACGCCTTTATTCTCGCCTTCTGGCACGGCCGGCTTCTGATGATGCCCTATGCCTGGCGCCGGGGGGTCGCGATCCGCATGCTCATTTCGAACCATCCCGACGGCCAGCTTATCGCGCGGACAGTGCGCCATTTCGGCATCGGCTGGGCTGCCGGCTCGTCGACGCGCGGCGGTGCCGGCGCGCTCCGGACCATGATCCGCGCCCTCAGGGCCGGAGAATCCGTGGGCATCACCCCGGACGGGCCCAAAGGACCCCGGATGCGCGCGGGCGACGGCGCGATCGCGCTCGCGCGGCTGACCGGTGCGCCGATCCTGCCGGCCACCTTTTCGGCCAGCCGGGCGGTTCAGGTGGGTAGCTGGGACCGGTTTCTGGTGGCGCTGCCCTTTGCCCGGGGCGTCTTTCTCTGGGGCCGCCCAATTCGCGTTGCCGAACGGGCCGGGCCCGGGGACATGATGCAGGCACGCCACGAACTCGAAGCATCACTCAACGATCTCACCCGCGACGCCGACCGAAAATGCGGCCGCCCGCCCGTCGAGCCCGCGCCTCTCGATCGGGCGGGGGCAGCATGA
- a CDS encoding 3-deoxy-D-manno-octulosonic acid transferase, giving the protein MIYRLYRLVAALGWPMAWLVLQVRVARGKEDPRRLAERFGRTREARPTGRLFWFHGASVGESLSLLPLIRALLERDPALNILVTTGTVTSAEILKARLPARAQHRFVPVDCPQAVARFLDHWRPDLGVWVESEFWPNLILGAERRAIPLALINARLSARSARRWRRAGFAFRALLGRFDKIFAQSEEALARLTRLGAGPARHLGNLKYAADPLPVKEALVHDSAARLRDRPVWMAASTHPGEEEIVAAAHREIAKDHPALLTVLAPRHPNRGDSVARLLERRGLNFARRSRGEMPTQETDIWLIDTIGELGTFFRLAPVVLVGGSLVPHGGHNLLEPAQFGAAILTGPHMENFTEIMARLRDADAVRPVRADDLAASVSALLRAPEEREALARRARAAAAAERKIVDLLVEELLELDKARRSASDVAGTEASAKNREAGDARA; this is encoded by the coding sequence ATGATCTATCGCCTCTATCGCCTGGTCGCGGCACTGGGCTGGCCGATGGCCTGGCTGGTGCTGCAGGTGCGCGTGGCGCGCGGCAAGGAAGATCCGAGGCGACTGGCCGAGCGCTTCGGACGAACGCGGGAGGCGCGGCCCACTGGCCGGCTGTTCTGGTTTCACGGCGCCAGCGTTGGCGAAAGCCTCTCCCTGCTGCCGCTGATCCGCGCCCTGCTCGAGCGCGATCCCGCGCTGAACATTCTGGTGACGACAGGCACCGTCACCTCAGCCGAGATTCTCAAAGCCCGGCTGCCGGCCCGCGCGCAACACCGCTTTGTGCCGGTGGACTGCCCGCAGGCCGTCGCCCGGTTCCTCGATCACTGGCGGCCCGATCTGGGCGTTTGGGTGGAGTCAGAATTCTGGCCGAACCTGATTCTCGGCGCGGAGCGGCGCGCCATTCCGCTTGCCCTGATCAATGCCCGACTGTCGGCCCGCTCCGCCCGGCGCTGGCGGCGCGCCGGGTTCGCCTTTCGTGCCCTCCTCGGGCGGTTCGACAAGATCTTCGCCCAGAGCGAGGAAGCGCTCGCGCGGCTCACCCGGCTGGGTGCCGGGCCGGCGCGTCATCTCGGCAATCTCAAATACGCAGCCGATCCCTTGCCGGTGAAGGAAGCGTTGGTTCACGATAGCGCCGCGCGCCTCCGCGACCGGCCCGTCTGGATGGCGGCCAGCACCCATCCGGGCGAAGAGGAAATCGTCGCCGCCGCGCATCGCGAGATCGCGAAAGACCATCCAGCGCTCCTGACCGTCCTTGCCCCGCGCCATCCCAATCGGGGTGACTCCGTCGCCCGACTGCTGGAGCGTCGGGGCCTGAACTTCGCGCGGCGCAGCCGGGGCGAAATGCCGACCCAGGAGACGGATATCTGGCTGATCGATACAATCGGCGAGCTGGGCACGTTCTTTCGTCTCGCCCCGGTCGTGCTGGTAGGCGGGTCCCTCGTGCCCCATGGCGGGCACAATCTGCTGGAACCGGCCCAGTTCGGGGCGGCCATCCTGACCGGTCCGCATATGGAAAACTTCACCGAAATCATGGCCCGGCTCCGCGACGCCGACGCCGTGCGGCCGGTCCGTGCCGATGATCTGGCGGCAAGCGTATCGGCGCTTTTGCGCGCGCCCGAGGAGCGCGAGGCGCTGGCCCGGCGTGCCCGCGCGGCGGCGGCGGCGGAGCGCAAGATCGTCGATCTTCTGGTCGAGGAACTGCTGGAGCTCGACAAGGCCCGTCGGTCGGCGAGCGACGTCGCCGGGACCGAAGCGAGTGCAAAAAATCGCGAGGCGGGCGATGCGCGCGCCTGA
- the lpxK gene encoding tetraacyldisaccharide 4'-kinase, which translates to MRAPEFWRGDRRGTGARLTRLALTPASWLFQAGAWLRRRATRPCVAGVPVVCIGNLVAGGAGKTPAALALARAFVREDLRVHFLARGYGGREAGPIRVDPERHVAGEVGDEALLLARVAPTWIARDRKAGIAAAAESGPDLVIMDDGFQNPAVRPDASLLVFDGGYGLGNNRTLPAGPLRESLASGLARAAAAMIVGPDETGLAGRLGGVPLFQAEIRPDPVAAHRLQGRRVVAIAGIGRPEKFFGTLAGLGATIVARHAFADHHPFDARTLDRILAEAQSLDATIVTTEKDAARLPTAYRARIETLPVTLEIRDLARLLALIRTKIGMPGNGRPA; encoded by the coding sequence ATGCGCGCGCCTGAATTCTGGCGCGGCGACCGGCGCGGAACGGGCGCAAGGCTGACGCGTCTCGCGCTCACCCCGGCAAGCTGGCTGTTTCAGGCCGGCGCCTGGCTCCGCCGCCGGGCGACCCGACCCTGCGTCGCGGGCGTGCCGGTGGTCTGCATCGGCAATCTCGTCGCCGGCGGGGCCGGCAAGACGCCGGCGGCGCTGGCGCTGGCGCGCGCCTTCGTGCGCGAGGATTTGCGCGTTCATTTTCTGGCGCGCGGCTATGGCGGGCGGGAGGCGGGGCCGATCCGGGTCGACCCCGAACGCCACGTTGCCGGCGAGGTGGGCGACGAGGCGCTGCTTCTGGCGCGTGTCGCGCCGACCTGGATCGCCCGCGACCGTAAGGCGGGGATCGCCGCGGCGGCCGAAAGCGGGCCTGATCTGGTCATCATGGATGACGGGTTCCAGAACCCGGCCGTCCGCCCGGACGCGAGTCTTCTCGTCTTCGATGGCGGGTATGGTCTCGGCAACAACCGTACCCTGCCGGCGGGGCCGCTGCGCGAATCGCTCGCCAGCGGACTCGCGCGGGCGGCGGCCGCCATGATCGTCGGCCCGGACGAGACCGGGCTGGCAGGCAGGCTGGGTGGGGTCCCCCTGTTCCAGGCCGAGATACGGCCCGACCCCGTAGCCGCCCACCGCCTTCAGGGACGACGGGTCGTCGCCATCGCCGGTATCGGGCGGCCCGAAAAATTCTTCGGTACGCTCGCCGGCCTTGGCGCGACGATCGTTGCCCGCCACGCCTTCGCCGATCATCACCCGTTCGACGCCCGGACGCTCGATCGCATTCTGGCCGAGGCACAAAGCCTTGACGCCACGATCGTGACAACGGAAAAAGACGCCGCGCGCCTGCCGACGGCCTATCGCGCCCGGATCGAAACCCTGCCCGTAACGCTCGAGATCCGGGACCTGGCCCGACTGCTGGCGCTGATCCGAACGAAAATCGGCATGCCCGGCAACGGCCGGCCGGCCTGA
- a CDS encoding lipid A biosynthesis lauroyl acyltransferase, which yields MVHDGWRARVNRWIYWPIEAALLFLIFGLFRLVPIDPASAAGGAIARTIGPRLRISRRARKNLRAAFPEKDDAEINRIVRGMWENFGRVFAEYPHLANLDLYNGDRVEVIGAENIDLLRDDGAPGIFFSAHLGNWEVCSLSAAQRGCEITQIYRPVNNRIADHLLRYARRTATKTMLPKGRQAARGALELLRGGGHLALLVDQKMNEGLPIPFFGRDAMTAPALAALALKFRCPVIPARCERLKGARFRMWLYPPMALPDTGDTQADVVETMTRVNRIIEGWIRDHPEQWLWLHRRWPDS from the coding sequence ATGGTTCACGATGGATGGCGGGCCCGGGTAAATCGTTGGATTTACTGGCCGATTGAAGCCGCGCTTCTGTTCCTCATCTTCGGCCTGTTTCGCCTGGTGCCGATCGATCCGGCCTCGGCCGCCGGCGGCGCCATCGCGCGGACTATCGGCCCCCGCCTCAGGATCAGCCGCCGCGCCCGGAAAAACCTGCGCGCCGCCTTTCCGGAAAAGGACGACGCCGAAATCAACCGCATCGTCCGCGGCATGTGGGAAAATTTCGGCCGCGTCTTCGCCGAATATCCCCATCTCGCGAACCTGGATCTCTATAACGGCGACCGGGTCGAAGTCATCGGCGCCGAGAATATCGACCTGCTGCGCGACGATGGCGCGCCCGGCATCTTCTTTTCCGCCCATCTCGGCAACTGGGAAGTGTGTTCCCTGTCGGCCGCACAGCGCGGCTGCGAGATCACCCAGATCTATCGCCCGGTCAACAACCGGATCGCCGACCACCTGCTGCGCTACGCCCGGCGCACGGCGACGAAGACCATGCTGCCCAAGGGCCGCCAGGCGGCCCGCGGCGCGCTCGAACTGCTGCGCGGTGGCGGCCATCTGGCCCTCCTGGTGGACCAGAAGATGAACGAGGGCCTGCCCATCCCGTTTTTCGGGCGCGATGCCATGACGGCGCCGGCCCTGGCGGCGCTGGCGCTCAAATTTCGCTGCCCCGTGATCCCGGCGCGCTGCGAGCGGCTCAAGGGCGCGCGGTTTCGCATGTGGCTCTACCCGCCGATGGCGCTGCCCGATACCGGCGATACCCAGGCTGATGTGGTGGAGACCATGACCCGCGTGAACCGGATCATCGAGGGCTGGATCCGCGATCATCCCGAGCAATGGCTCTGGCTGCACCGGCGCTGGCCGGACAGCTAG
- a CDS encoding M23 family metallopeptidase, with the protein MKRALERNRTMMAGRRIFSLMLGLAVIIAASPSARAEAPSVALEGPARPGGLMTGRVPAGSTARFDAGAVAVGPSGALLLGIAPDAGQSATLVVVAPDGTETRTALRIAPRDYDVQRIDGLPPRKVSPSAADMARIREEGALIKAAKARFSPAEFFDKAFIWPAEGPVTGVYGSRRILNGQPRRPHWGIDIAAPAGTPVRAPAAGTVAVAHKDMFFTGGTVILDHGHGLTTVYSHLQDVLVVEGAIAARGTLIGTVGATGRATGAHLDWRMNLFDTPLDPALVTPGRPDDPPPS; encoded by the coding sequence ATGAAACGCGCGCTCGAACGGAATCGGACGATGATGGCCGGTCGCAGGATTTTCAGTCTGATGCTGGGGCTCGCCGTCATCATCGCGGCCTCCCCATCCGCTCGGGCGGAAGCGCCGTCGGTCGCGCTCGAGGGCCCCGCCCGGCCGGGCGGGCTCATGACGGGGCGGGTGCCGGCCGGGTCGACAGCGCGTTTCGATGCGGGTGCGGTCGCAGTCGGGCCTTCGGGTGCGCTGTTGCTGGGCATAGCCCCGGACGCCGGCCAATCCGCGACCCTCGTCGTGGTCGCACCCGACGGCACGGAAACGCGGACCGCGCTTCGGATCGCGCCGCGCGACTACGATGTTCAGCGGATCGACGGGCTACCGCCCCGCAAGGTTTCGCCGAGCGCGGCGGATATGGCGCGTATCCGGGAAGAGGGCGCCCTCATCAAGGCGGCGAAGGCCCGGTTCAGCCCGGCGGAATTTTTCGACAAGGCCTTTATCTGGCCGGCCGAAGGGCCCGTCACCGGCGTCTACGGCAGCCGGCGCATCCTGAACGGCCAGCCTCGCCGGCCCCATTGGGGCATCGACATCGCCGCCCCGGCGGGCACGCCGGTGCGGGCGCCCGCTGCCGGCACGGTTGCGGTCGCGCACAAGGACATGTTCTTCACCGGCGGTACGGTCATTCTGGATCACGGCCACGGACTGACCACGGTCTACTCCCATCTCCAGGACGTGCTGGTGGTGGAAGGCGCCATTGCCGCCCGGGGCACGCTGATCGGCACGGTCGGCGCGACGGGCCGAGCCACCGGCGCGCATCTCGACTGGCGGATGAACCTGTTCGATACGCCGCTCGATCCGGCCCTTGTCACGCCGGGCCGCCCGGACGATCCGCCGCCCTCCTGA
- the xseA gene encoding exodeoxyribonuclease VII large subunit — protein MAEKTGPGHNQGEYTVSELSGALKRVIEGEFGTVRVRGEISGLKRAGSGHVYFALKDESAVIDGVMWRGTAGRLRLALEDGMEVICAGRVTTFAARSRYQIVVESVELAGEGALLKLIEDRRRKLAAEGLFDEAKKKPLPFLPRVIGVVTSPTGAVIRDILHRLSDRFPVHVLIWPAAVQGEAAAGQVAEAIRGFNALRPGGPVPRPDVLIVARGGGSLEDLMAFNEEIVVRAAAESDLPLISAVGHETDTTLIDFASDRRAPTPTAAAEMAVPVRHQLIEEVAQKSARLDGAVRRVIDYRRTRLEGLARGLPDPRSLLEDAMRRLDETGDRLSFSLRALLREKAHRLSGAGDPTGALQRLLRDREAALRHRTARLRPAMLNQDIRRQRREVARLGDALARTGRRFVAERRREVASLAQLLTSYSYEDVLRRGYAVVRDPADHPITARAALLKAAATDPRVIIEFHDGRAAATVTNAVESGKSAGGRNTAAKAKGKRAVPAKRGPDDRQGDLL, from the coding sequence ATGGCGGAAAAAACCGGGCCCGGCCATAACCAGGGTGAATACACCGTCTCCGAGCTCTCGGGCGCGCTCAAGCGCGTGATCGAGGGCGAGTTCGGCACGGTGCGTGTGCGGGGCGAGATTTCCGGTCTCAAGCGGGCCGGCTCGGGCCATGTCTATTTCGCACTCAAGGACGAGAGCGCGGTGATCGACGGGGTCATGTGGCGCGGAACGGCCGGCCGGCTGCGGCTCGCGCTGGAAGACGGGATGGAGGTCATCTGCGCCGGGCGGGTGACTACCTTTGCCGCGCGCTCGCGCTACCAGATCGTGGTGGAAAGCGTGGAACTCGCGGGCGAGGGTGCGCTCCTCAAGCTGATCGAGGACCGCCGCCGCAAGCTCGCGGCCGAGGGGCTTTTCGACGAGGCGAAGAAAAAGCCGCTGCCGTTTCTGCCCCGGGTCATCGGCGTCGTCACCTCGCCCACGGGAGCGGTCATCCGCGATATTCTCCACCGGCTGAGCGACCGCTTTCCGGTTCATGTGCTGATCTGGCCCGCTGCGGTACAGGGCGAGGCGGCCGCGGGACAGGTGGCCGAGGCCATCCGGGGGTTCAACGCACTCCGGCCGGGCGGGCCGGTGCCGCGCCCCGACGTGCTGATCGTCGCCCGGGGCGGCGGCAGTCTCGAAGACCTCATGGCGTTCAACGAGGAGATTGTCGTGCGCGCCGCGGCCGAGTCCGATCTGCCGCTGATTTCCGCCGTCGGGCATGAAACCGATACGACGCTGATCGATTTCGCTTCAGACCGGCGCGCGCCGACACCAACGGCGGCGGCCGAGATGGCGGTTCCGGTGCGGCACCAGTTGATCGAGGAGGTGGCCCAGAAATCCGCGCGCCTCGACGGGGCCGTGCGCCGGGTCATCGATTATCGCCGGACCCGCCTGGAGGGCCTCGCGCGCGGCCTGCCGGATCCCCGGAGCTTGCTCGAGGATGCCATGCGCCGCCTCGATGAGACGGGCGACCGCCTCAGTTTCAGCCTGCGGGCACTCCTGCGCGAGAAGGCGCATCGTCTGTCCGGGGCCGGCGACCCGACGGGTGCCTTGCAGCGCCTCCTCCGCGACCGGGAGGCGGCCCTTCGGCACCGAACGGCCCGCCTCCGTCCCGCGATGCTCAACCAGGACATCCGGCGCCAGCGGCGCGAGGTCGCCCGGCTTGGCGACGCGCTTGCCAGGACCGGAAGGCGCTTCGTGGCCGAGCGCAGGCGGGAGGTCGCCAGCCTCGCCCAGCTGCTTACGAGCTATTCCTACGAGGATGTGCTCCGCCGGGGGTATGCCGTGGTGCGCGATCCGGCCGACCACCCGATAACGGCGCGCGCGGCGCTCCTCAAGGCGGCGGCGACGGACCCGCGCGTCATCATCGAGTTTCACGACGGGCGTGCGGCGGCGACAGTGACGAACGCGGTCGAGTCGGGAAAATCCGCCGGCGGCCGTAACACGGCCGCGAAGGCAAAGGGAAAGCGGGCGGTGCCGGCAAAGCGGGGGCCCGACGACCGGCAGGGAGATCTCTTGTGA